The proteins below come from a single Triticum aestivum cultivar Chinese Spring chromosome 5D, IWGSC CS RefSeq v2.1, whole genome shotgun sequence genomic window:
- the LOC123121100 gene encoding aspartokinase 1, chloroplastic-like: MATALRLAAVARDSPAAVSKLGRERASLCAIARPGGQCFARRGLVLRCQSGAAAAAATINKGGAADGAGAAAGFTVVMKFGGSSLASAAWMREVADLILSFPEETPVVVLSAMGKTTNNLLLAGEKAVSCGATKASEINELAVIKKLHLRTIDELGLDSSIVSGFLDELEQLLKGVAMMKELTLRTRDYLVSFGECMSTRIFSAYLNKLGKKARQVHTSILASNNLVVWLQLCFAAYMSGPVGAIRQNISITFYLMRRM, from the exons GGCGGCCGTCTCCAAGCTCGGGAGGGAGAGGGCCTCGCTGTGCGCCATCGCTAGGCCGGGTGGGCAATGCTTTGCGCGGAGGGGGCTGGTGCTCCGCTGCCAGAGCGGGGCAGCCGCAGCGGCGGCAACTATCAATaagggcggggcggcggatggAGCCGGGGCAGCGGCGGGATTCACCGTCGTGATGAAGTTCGGCGGCTCCTCGCTGGCGTCGGCCGCGTGGATGCGGGAGGTGGCCGACCTCATCCTGAGCTTCCCCGAGGAGACGCCCGTCGTCGTCCTCTCCGCCATGGGGAAGACCACCAACAACCTCCTCCTG GCCGGAGAGAAGGCGGTGAGCTGCGGCGCTACCAAGGCGTCAGAAATCAACGAGCTCGCCGTCATCAAAAAGCTCCATCTTAG GACCATTGATGAGCTTGGACTAGATAGCTCGATTGTTTCAG GTTTCTTGGACGAATTGGAGCAACTACTTAAGGGTGTTGCTATGATGAAAGAGCTGACTCTTAGGACACGAGATTACCTTGTTTCCTTTGGTGAATGCATGTCTACAAGAATATTTTCTGCATATTTGAATAAACTTGGGAAGAAGGCACGACAGGTACATACTTCTATTCTAGCAAGCAACAATTTAGTAGTTTGGTTACAACTTTGTTTTGCAGCATACATGTCTGGACCAGTTGGTGCAATTAGACAGAATATTTCAATCACCTTCTATCTCATGCGGAGGATGTAG